One Solanum lycopersicum chromosome 4, SLM_r2.1 DNA window includes the following coding sequences:
- the LOC101265817 gene encoding 2,3-bisphosphoglycerate-dependent phosphoglycerate mutase 1 isoform X5: MIRGEQFVSTLLPSNSCYHLSKTESYLILIRHGESMWNEKNLFTGCVDVPLTSKGVEEAIEAGKRIRHLPIDVVYISALIRSQMTAMLALTEHHCKKVPIIVHDETEQAKVWSQIYSEGTEMQSVPVIKAWQLNERMYGELQGFNKLETAERCGQEQVYKWRRSYDARPPNGESLEMCLRRAVTYFKEQIEPQLSSGKNVMVVAHANSLRSILMYLDKLTAEEVIHLELSTGVPMLYIYRENQFIRRGSPLASMENGVYAYTENLAIYKQNLLDEVLDEVSL; encoded by the exons ATGATTCGCGGAGAACAGTTCGTGAGTACACTCCTTCCCAGTAATTCTTGTTATCATCTATCAAAAA CTGAATCATACTTGATCTTAATACGGCATGGAGAATCGATGTGGAACGAAAAGAACCTGTTCACTGGTTGTGTAGATGTGCCACTCACCAGTAAAGGAGTAGAAGAAGCAATTGAAGCTGGTAAGAGAATTAGACACTTACCTATTGATGTTGTCTACATCTCTGCATTGATTCGTTCTCAGATGACGGCCATGCTCGCCCTAACAGAGCACCACTGCAAGAAG GTGCCCATTATTGTCCACGATGAGACTGAACAAGCCAAAGTATGGAGTCAAATTTATAGTGAAGGCACCGAGATGCAGTCTGTTCCTGTTATTAAAGCATGGCAACTGAATGAAAGAAT gtACGGGGAACTTCAAGGGTTTAATAAGCTAGAAACAGCTGAAAGATGCGGACAAGAGCAAGTCTATAAATGGCGCCGAAGCTATGATGCTCGGCCACCCAACGGCGAGAGCTTGGAAATGTGCTTGCGAAGAGCTGTTACCTATTTCAAAGAGCAA ATTGAACCCCAACTTTCCAGTGGAAAGAATGTAATGGTAGTAGCTCATGCAAATTCATTGAGGTCCATCCTAATGTATCTCGATAAATTGACTGCAGAGGAG GTCATCCACTTAGAACTCTCAACCGGAGTACCAATGCTTTACATATATAGAGAAAATCAATTCATCAGGAGAGGAAGTCCCTTGGCATCTATGGAGAATGGAGTTTATGCTTATACAGAG AATTTGGCCATATACAAGCAAAATCTGTTAGATGAAGTGCTAGATGAAGTGTCTTTATAA
- the LOC101266327 gene encoding pollen-specific protein C13 has protein sequence MARLVVFVALCFLSVSLATTTSNPFLVKGKCYCDTCRCGFETPATKYLAGSKVKVECKNRVTNKITYTIDGVTNSQGEYNILVKRDCGDDVCDVVLVESGDKSCNIPNAGRDRARVALTRNNGMTSDVRFANNMGFLSNEPLAACTQILQQYQLTEDQY, from the exons ATGGCAAGATTGGTTGTATTTGTTGCTCTTTGCTTCCTCTCTGTTTCTTTGGCTACTACCACTTCCAACCCTTTCCTTGTCAAGGGTAAATGTTATTGTGATACTTGCCGATGTGGATTTGAGACCCCTGCTACTAAGTATCTTGCTG GATCTAAGGTTAAAGTTGAGTGCAAAAACAGGGTGACCAACAAAATCACATACACAATTGATGGAGTGACAAACTCACAGGGTGAATACAACATCTTAGTTAAACGTGACTGTGGTGATGATGTCTGTGATGTTGTGCTCGTCGAGAGCGGTGATAAATCATGTAACATCCCCAATGCTGGTCGTGATCGTGCCCGTGTTGCTCTCACCCGCAACAATGGTATGACCTCTGATGTTCGTTTCGCTAACAACATGGGTTTCCTCTCCAACGAACCTCTTGCTGCCTGCACTCAGATCCTCCAGCAATACCAATTGACTGAGGATCAATATTGA
- the LOC101265817 gene encoding 2,3-bisphosphoglycerate-dependent phosphoglycerate mutase 1 isoform X3 — protein MVAAVYHQAICFTANEGVRDFLITSSSGSLKMKPLLRKERCSLRQYVNCVKYSSKSSLCAIKPIFSSLSSTNDSRRTVRFIPAAESYLILIRHGESMWNEKNLFTGCVDVPLTSKGVEEAIEAGKRIRHLPIDVVYISALIRSQMTAMLALTEHHCKKVPIIVHDETEQAKVWSQIYSEGTEMQSVPVIKAWQLNERMYGELQGFNKLETAERCGQEQVYKWRRSYDARPPNGESLEMCLRRAVTYFKEQIEPQLSSGKNVMVVAHANSLRSILMYLDKLTAEEVIHLELSTGVPMLYIYRENQFIRRGSPLASMENGVYAYTENLAIYKQNLLDEVLDEVSL, from the exons ATGGTTGCTGCTGTATATCACCAAGCAATTTGCTTCACTGCGAACGAGGGTGTTAGGGACTTCCTGATCACATCTTCATCTGGGAGTCTTAAAATGAAACCATTGTTAAGAAAAGAGAGATGCAGTTTGAGGCAGTATGTGAACTGTGTGAAGTATTCATCAAAGTCATCTTTATGTGCCATTAAGCCAATTTTCTCCTCATTGTCAAGTACCAATGATTCGCGGAGAACAGTTC GCTTTATTCCTGCAGCTGAATCATACTTGATCTTAATACGGCATGGAGAATCGATGTGGAACGAAAAGAACCTGTTCACTGGTTGTGTAGATGTGCCACTCACCAGTAAAGGAGTAGAAGAAGCAATTGAAGCTGGTAAGAGAATTAGACACTTACCTATTGATGTTGTCTACATCTCTGCATTGATTCGTTCTCAGATGACGGCCATGCTCGCCCTAACAGAGCACCACTGCAAGAAG GTGCCCATTATTGTCCACGATGAGACTGAACAAGCCAAAGTATGGAGTCAAATTTATAGTGAAGGCACCGAGATGCAGTCTGTTCCTGTTATTAAAGCATGGCAACTGAATGAAAGAAT gtACGGGGAACTTCAAGGGTTTAATAAGCTAGAAACAGCTGAAAGATGCGGACAAGAGCAAGTCTATAAATGGCGCCGAAGCTATGATGCTCGGCCACCCAACGGCGAGAGCTTGGAAATGTGCTTGCGAAGAGCTGTTACCTATTTCAAAGAGCAA ATTGAACCCCAACTTTCCAGTGGAAAGAATGTAATGGTAGTAGCTCATGCAAATTCATTGAGGTCCATCCTAATGTATCTCGATAAATTGACTGCAGAGGAG GTCATCCACTTAGAACTCTCAACCGGAGTACCAATGCTTTACATATATAGAGAAAATCAATTCATCAGGAGAGGAAGTCCCTTGGCATCTATGGAGAATGGAGTTTATGCTTATACAGAG AATTTGGCCATATACAAGCAAAATCTGTTAGATGAAGTGCTAGATGAAGTGTCTTTATAA
- the LOC101265817 gene encoding 2,3-bisphosphoglycerate-dependent phosphoglycerate mutase 1 isoform X4 — translation MVAAVYHQAICFTANEGVRDFLITSSSGSLKMKPLLRKERCSLRQYVNCVKYSSKSSLCAIKPIFSSLSSTNDSRRTVPESYLILIRHGESMWNEKNLFTGCVDVPLTSKGVEEAIEAGKRIRHLPIDVVYISALIRSQMTAMLALTEHHCKKVPIIVHDETEQAKVWSQIYSEGTEMQSVPVIKAWQLNERMYGELQGFNKLETAERCGQEQVYKWRRSYDARPPNGESLEMCLRRAVTYFKEQIEPQLSSGKNVMVVAHANSLRSILMYLDKLTAEEVIHLELSTGVPMLYIYRENQFIRRGSPLASMENGVYAYTENLAIYKQNLLDEVLDEVSL, via the exons ATGGTTGCTGCTGTATATCACCAAGCAATTTGCTTCACTGCGAACGAGGGTGTTAGGGACTTCCTGATCACATCTTCATCTGGGAGTCTTAAAATGAAACCATTGTTAAGAAAAGAGAGATGCAGTTTGAGGCAGTATGTGAACTGTGTGAAGTATTCATCAAAGTCATCTTTATGTGCCATTAAGCCAATTTTCTCCTCATTGTCAAGTACCAATGATTCGCGGAGAACAGTTC CTGAATCATACTTGATCTTAATACGGCATGGAGAATCGATGTGGAACGAAAAGAACCTGTTCACTGGTTGTGTAGATGTGCCACTCACCAGTAAAGGAGTAGAAGAAGCAATTGAAGCTGGTAAGAGAATTAGACACTTACCTATTGATGTTGTCTACATCTCTGCATTGATTCGTTCTCAGATGACGGCCATGCTCGCCCTAACAGAGCACCACTGCAAGAAG GTGCCCATTATTGTCCACGATGAGACTGAACAAGCCAAAGTATGGAGTCAAATTTATAGTGAAGGCACCGAGATGCAGTCTGTTCCTGTTATTAAAGCATGGCAACTGAATGAAAGAAT gtACGGGGAACTTCAAGGGTTTAATAAGCTAGAAACAGCTGAAAGATGCGGACAAGAGCAAGTCTATAAATGGCGCCGAAGCTATGATGCTCGGCCACCCAACGGCGAGAGCTTGGAAATGTGCTTGCGAAGAGCTGTTACCTATTTCAAAGAGCAA ATTGAACCCCAACTTTCCAGTGGAAAGAATGTAATGGTAGTAGCTCATGCAAATTCATTGAGGTCCATCCTAATGTATCTCGATAAATTGACTGCAGAGGAG GTCATCCACTTAGAACTCTCAACCGGAGTACCAATGCTTTACATATATAGAGAAAATCAATTCATCAGGAGAGGAAGTCCCTTGGCATCTATGGAGAATGGAGTTTATGCTTATACAGAG AATTTGGCCATATACAAGCAAAATCTGTTAGATGAAGTGCTAGATGAAGTGTCTTTATAA
- the LOC101265817 gene encoding 2,3-bisphosphoglycerate-dependent phosphoglycerate mutase 1 isoform X1: MLSWDNFILNMVAAVYHQAICFTANEGVRDFLITSSSGSLKMKPLLRKERCSLRQYVNCVKYSSKSSLCAIKPIFSSLSSTNDSRRTVRFIPAAESYLILIRHGESMWNEKNLFTGCVDVPLTSKGVEEAIEAGKRIRHLPIDVVYISALIRSQMTAMLALTEHHCKKVPIIVHDETEQAKVWSQIYSEGTEMQSVPVIKAWQLNERMYGELQGFNKLETAERCGQEQVYKWRRSYDARPPNGESLEMCLRRAVTYFKEQIEPQLSSGKNVMVVAHANSLRSILMYLDKLTAEEVIHLELSTGVPMLYIYRENQFIRRGSPLASMENGVYAYTENLAIYKQNLLDEVLDEVSL, from the exons aTGCTTAGTTGGGATAACTTCATACTCAATATGGTTGCTGCTGTATATCACCAAGCAATTTGCTTCACTGCGAACGAGGGTGTTAGGGACTTCCTGATCACATCTTCATCTGGGAGTCTTAAAATGAAACCATTGTTAAGAAAAGAGAGATGCAGTTTGAGGCAGTATGTGAACTGTGTGAAGTATTCATCAAAGTCATCTTTATGTGCCATTAAGCCAATTTTCTCCTCATTGTCAAGTACCAATGATTCGCGGAGAACAGTTC GCTTTATTCCTGCAGCTGAATCATACTTGATCTTAATACGGCATGGAGAATCGATGTGGAACGAAAAGAACCTGTTCACTGGTTGTGTAGATGTGCCACTCACCAGTAAAGGAGTAGAAGAAGCAATTGAAGCTGGTAAGAGAATTAGACACTTACCTATTGATGTTGTCTACATCTCTGCATTGATTCGTTCTCAGATGACGGCCATGCTCGCCCTAACAGAGCACCACTGCAAGAAG GTGCCCATTATTGTCCACGATGAGACTGAACAAGCCAAAGTATGGAGTCAAATTTATAGTGAAGGCACCGAGATGCAGTCTGTTCCTGTTATTAAAGCATGGCAACTGAATGAAAGAAT gtACGGGGAACTTCAAGGGTTTAATAAGCTAGAAACAGCTGAAAGATGCGGACAAGAGCAAGTCTATAAATGGCGCCGAAGCTATGATGCTCGGCCACCCAACGGCGAGAGCTTGGAAATGTGCTTGCGAAGAGCTGTTACCTATTTCAAAGAGCAA ATTGAACCCCAACTTTCCAGTGGAAAGAATGTAATGGTAGTAGCTCATGCAAATTCATTGAGGTCCATCCTAATGTATCTCGATAAATTGACTGCAGAGGAG GTCATCCACTTAGAACTCTCAACCGGAGTACCAATGCTTTACATATATAGAGAAAATCAATTCATCAGGAGAGGAAGTCCCTTGGCATCTATGGAGAATGGAGTTTATGCTTATACAGAG AATTTGGCCATATACAAGCAAAATCTGTTAGATGAAGTGCTAGATGAAGTGTCTTTATAA
- the LOC101265817 gene encoding 2,3-bisphosphoglycerate-dependent phosphoglycerate mutase 1 isoform X2, with product MLSWDNFILNMVAAVYHQAICFTANEGVRDFLITSSSGSLKMKPLLRKERCSLRQYVNCVKYSSKSSLCAIKPIFSSLSSTNDSRRTVPESYLILIRHGESMWNEKNLFTGCVDVPLTSKGVEEAIEAGKRIRHLPIDVVYISALIRSQMTAMLALTEHHCKKVPIIVHDETEQAKVWSQIYSEGTEMQSVPVIKAWQLNERMYGELQGFNKLETAERCGQEQVYKWRRSYDARPPNGESLEMCLRRAVTYFKEQIEPQLSSGKNVMVVAHANSLRSILMYLDKLTAEEVIHLELSTGVPMLYIYRENQFIRRGSPLASMENGVYAYTENLAIYKQNLLDEVLDEVSL from the exons aTGCTTAGTTGGGATAACTTCATACTCAATATGGTTGCTGCTGTATATCACCAAGCAATTTGCTTCACTGCGAACGAGGGTGTTAGGGACTTCCTGATCACATCTTCATCTGGGAGTCTTAAAATGAAACCATTGTTAAGAAAAGAGAGATGCAGTTTGAGGCAGTATGTGAACTGTGTGAAGTATTCATCAAAGTCATCTTTATGTGCCATTAAGCCAATTTTCTCCTCATTGTCAAGTACCAATGATTCGCGGAGAACAGTTC CTGAATCATACTTGATCTTAATACGGCATGGAGAATCGATGTGGAACGAAAAGAACCTGTTCACTGGTTGTGTAGATGTGCCACTCACCAGTAAAGGAGTAGAAGAAGCAATTGAAGCTGGTAAGAGAATTAGACACTTACCTATTGATGTTGTCTACATCTCTGCATTGATTCGTTCTCAGATGACGGCCATGCTCGCCCTAACAGAGCACCACTGCAAGAAG GTGCCCATTATTGTCCACGATGAGACTGAACAAGCCAAAGTATGGAGTCAAATTTATAGTGAAGGCACCGAGATGCAGTCTGTTCCTGTTATTAAAGCATGGCAACTGAATGAAAGAAT gtACGGGGAACTTCAAGGGTTTAATAAGCTAGAAACAGCTGAAAGATGCGGACAAGAGCAAGTCTATAAATGGCGCCGAAGCTATGATGCTCGGCCACCCAACGGCGAGAGCTTGGAAATGTGCTTGCGAAGAGCTGTTACCTATTTCAAAGAGCAA ATTGAACCCCAACTTTCCAGTGGAAAGAATGTAATGGTAGTAGCTCATGCAAATTCATTGAGGTCCATCCTAATGTATCTCGATAAATTGACTGCAGAGGAG GTCATCCACTTAGAACTCTCAACCGGAGTACCAATGCTTTACATATATAGAGAAAATCAATTCATCAGGAGAGGAAGTCCCTTGGCATCTATGGAGAATGGAGTTTATGCTTATACAGAG AATTTGGCCATATACAAGCAAAATCTGTTAGATGAAGTGCTAGATGAAGTGTCTTTATAA